From Haemorhous mexicanus isolate bHaeMex1 chromosome 2, bHaeMex1.pri, whole genome shotgun sequence, the proteins below share one genomic window:
- the CFAP97D2 gene encoding uncharacterized protein CFAP97D2, producing MEGYFQQERKNIPLLLQIQTAKPLVDTHAPTIHRIIYLSLLYKKLEEHQLSATEREKYLLLEKMSCILRTKGQTDNKNDYKSKSLIEEKRKQWKVNQEN from the exons ATGGAAGGATATTTccaacaagaaaggaaaaacattccACTTCTGTTGCAGATCCAGACAGCAAAACCATTAGTGGACACACATGCCCCAACAATAC ACAGAATCATTTATTTATCCCTTCTATACAAAAAGTTGGAGGAACACCAACTTTCTGCTACTGAAAGAGAGAAGTATTTGCTGCTAGAGAAGATGTCCTGCATATTGAGAACAAAGGGACAAACTGACAACAAAAATGACTATAAGTCCAAAAG TTTAATTGAAGAAAAACGAAAGCAGTGGAAAGTGAACCAGGAGAACTGA